TACAGCGGCGCGCGGGCCGGGAGCACCGGCGCTGCCGGGCAAGCCGGCGGTGCGGACTCGGGCACCGAGGACTTCGACAGCCATGACCCGGCCTTGGCCGAGAACCCCTTTCCCGCCTATGCGCGCCTGCGGTCGCGGTGCCCTGTCTCCTGGAGCCGGGCCTGGGGTGGCTTCTGGGTCGCGACACGGCATGCGGAGGTCTCGGAGGCGGGGCGCGACGGAGTGTTCCGCACCGGGCACGTGCTGGCCGACGGGACCCTTCAGGGTGTGACCATTCCGCCTCTGGGACAGACCGGCAGGCTGGTGCCGCTGGAGGAGGACGCACCGCGGAACCTCAAGTTTCGCAAGTTGCTGTCGTCGTTCTACTCCGCGGGCAAGGTGCGCGAACGGATGCCGGAACTACGCCGGTTGGCCCAGGAGAGCGTCGACGCCGTCATCTCCGAGGGCGCCTGCGATCTCGTCACCGCGCTGACGCTGCGGGTGCCGGGCGTCGTCACCATGCGCGATCTGGGGCTGCCGGACGACCGCTGGTTCGAGATCGACTCGCTGGTCCACCAGGCGCTGCTGGCCGCACCGCACGATCTCGCCGGGGCCCGCGACCACGCGCAGCGCATCACGATGGCTCTGGTGGAGGAACTGGACGTGCGCCGCGAATACGGCACCGACACCACGGACCGCAGTCTGTTCCCGCTTCTCCTGGCGGGCAGGGTGGACGGCGAGCCCGTGTCCGACGAGGACATCCTGTCGATGCTGTACCTCATCCTGCTGGGCATCGACCCGGTGTCCTCCCTGACCGCGACGGCGCTTCTGCACCTGGCGGAGCATCCGTCGCTCAGGGCCCGCCTGATCGCGGACCCGGCCCTCATCTCGCGTGCCGCGGACGAATACCTCCGGTGGATGTCGCCGGTGCAGGGCACCGGCCGCACCGTCGCCGAGCACGTCGAGCTCGGGGGCCGTACGCTGCGGGCGGGCGAGAGGGTCTTCGTCAGCTGGGCCTCGGCCAACCGCGACGAGGCGGTCTTCGCCGACCCCGACACCGTCGACCTCGACCGCGACATCTCAGGACACCTCGCCTTCGGCGCCGGCTCGCACTACTGCCTGGGCGCCTCCCTGGTGCGGGCCCTGTTCACCGTGATGCTGGAAGAGGTGCTCACCCGGATTCCGGACTACCGGGTGAGCAACCGTGGGGCCGTCACCTGGTTTCCCGACATCACGTCCTTCTACGGCGTCACCTCGCTCCCTATCCGTTTCACTCCACGGTCCGGCTGAAATCCGACCGGGTCCTGGTGCGGTGACTCGTGACGACGGCCGCACGAGAGCACCACCGGGACGGAGAAAAGCGGCCCGGCGTCGCACGCTGTGCGGACCAGTGCGGAGCCGCAAGTCAACAGATCAGCGACGTGGCATCCGCGTAATTCCAACGGCCCTTCGAATTCGAGGCGATTGACCCTCATTC
This genomic interval from Streptomyces dengpaensis contains the following:
- a CDS encoding cytochrome P450, whose amino-acid sequence is MDDQLGSYRRDRPGPIAGSGSGSGSGSGVEGAYGNGCPYSGARAGSTGAAGQAGGADSGTEDFDSHDPALAENPFPAYARLRSRCPVSWSRAWGGFWVATRHAEVSEAGRDGVFRTGHVLADGTLQGVTIPPLGQTGRLVPLEEDAPRNLKFRKLLSSFYSAGKVRERMPELRRLAQESVDAVISEGACDLVTALTLRVPGVVTMRDLGLPDDRWFEIDSLVHQALLAAPHDLAGARDHAQRITMALVEELDVRREYGTDTTDRSLFPLLLAGRVDGEPVSDEDILSMLYLILLGIDPVSSLTATALLHLAEHPSLRARLIADPALISRAADEYLRWMSPVQGTGRTVAEHVELGGRTLRAGERVFVSWASANRDEAVFADPDTVDLDRDISGHLAFGAGSHYCLGASLVRALFTVMLEEVLTRIPDYRVSNRGAVTWFPDITSFYGVTSLPIRFTPRSG